The following coding sequences are from one Capsicum annuum cultivar UCD-10X-F1 chromosome 3, UCD10Xv1.1, whole genome shotgun sequence window:
- the LOC107864324 gene encoding Werner Syndrome-like exonuclease isoform X3 has translation MEDWDRPFTEEELQQIDFAFQSATKRRNNSGDVSTGGDEYRRKSRRRLPESLFVYHQQNEASNSSSMLSPCTRNRSQYSYSYRSSHQAAKVVMQYPEMTFKGRVIYSRTTKEVEKSAVALFNFVEEKKRNEGHVALGFDIEWKPTFRRGVPPGKAAVMQICGDKGNCYVLHIFHSGIPLTLQSLLEDPTVVKVGVCIANDAYKVLQDHNVSVKALEDLSELANKKLDDPKKWSLASLTEKLLAKQLPKPSNIRLGNWEANVLSREQLHYAATDAFVSWYLYQALKSLPEIVDNEN, from the exons ATGGAAGATTGGGATAGACCATTTACAGAAGAAGAACTCCAACAAATCGACTTTGCATTTCAATCTGCTACAAAAAGACGCAATAATTCCGGCGATGTATCCACCGGCGGCGATGAATATCGCCGGAAATCTCGCCGGAGATTGCCGGAATCGCTTTTTGTTTATCATCAACAAAATGAAGCTTCCAATTCGTCTTCGATGTTGTCTCCGTGTACTCGAAATCGGTCTCAGTATAGTTATTCCTATCGTTCTTCTCATCAAG CAGCTAAGGTAGTGATGCAATACCCGGAAATGACTTTTAAAGGACGTGTTATATACAGCAGAACTACTAAAGAGGTGGAGAAATCTGCAGTAGCGCTGTTTAATTTTGTTGAGGAAAAGAAGAGGAACGAAGGGCATGTTGCTCTTGGATTTGACATTGAATGGAAGCCCACTTTTAGAAGAG GTGTGCCACCCGGGAAGGCTGCTGTTATGCAGATATGTGGTGACAAGGGTAATTGTTACGTTCTGCATATTTTCCACTCTGGAATCCCTCTAACTCTGCAATCTCTTCTTGAGGATCCAACTGTTGTGAAG GTGGGTGTTTGCATTGCAAATGATGCTTACAAAGTTCTCCAAGATCACAATGTCTCTGTAAAGGCTTTGGAAGATCTTTCTGAACTTGCCAACAAAAAGCTTGATGATCCCAAGAAGTGGAGTCTAGCATCACTAACTGAGAAGCTTCTTGCCAAGCAG CTCCCTAAGCCAAGTAACATCAGGTTGGGGAATTGGGAGGCTAATGTGCTATCCAGGGAACAACTACATTATGCTGCTACAGATGCCTTCGTTTCTTGGTACTTGTATCAG GCACTGAAGAGCCTTCCTGAGATTGTTGATAACGAAAACTGA
- the LOC107864324 gene encoding Werner Syndrome-like exonuclease isoform X4, with the protein MEDWDRPFTEEELQQIDFAFQSATKRRNNSGDVSTGGDEYRRKSRRRLPESLFVYHQQNEASNSSSMLSPCTRNRSQYSYSYRSSHQAKVVMQYPEMTFKGRVIYSRTTKEVEKSAVALFNFVEEKKRNEGHVALGFDIEWKPTFRRGVPPGKAAVMQICGDKGNCYVLHIFHSGIPLTLQSLLEDPTVVKVGVCIANDAYKVLQDHNVSVKALEDLSELANKKLDDPKKWSLASLTEKLLAKQLPKPSNIRLGNWEANVLSREQLHYAATDAFVSWYLYQALKSLPEIVDNEN; encoded by the exons ATGGAAGATTGGGATAGACCATTTACAGAAGAAGAACTCCAACAAATCGACTTTGCATTTCAATCTGCTACAAAAAGACGCAATAATTCCGGCGATGTATCCACCGGCGGCGATGAATATCGCCGGAAATCTCGCCGGAGATTGCCGGAATCGCTTTTTGTTTATCATCAACAAAATGAAGCTTCCAATTCGTCTTCGATGTTGTCTCCGTGTACTCGAAATCGGTCTCAGTATAGTTATTCCTATCGTTCTTCTCATCAAG CTAAGGTAGTGATGCAATACCCGGAAATGACTTTTAAAGGACGTGTTATATACAGCAGAACTACTAAAGAGGTGGAGAAATCTGCAGTAGCGCTGTTTAATTTTGTTGAGGAAAAGAAGAGGAACGAAGGGCATGTTGCTCTTGGATTTGACATTGAATGGAAGCCCACTTTTAGAAGAG GTGTGCCACCCGGGAAGGCTGCTGTTATGCAGATATGTGGTGACAAGGGTAATTGTTACGTTCTGCATATTTTCCACTCTGGAATCCCTCTAACTCTGCAATCTCTTCTTGAGGATCCAACTGTTGTGAAG GTGGGTGTTTGCATTGCAAATGATGCTTACAAAGTTCTCCAAGATCACAATGTCTCTGTAAAGGCTTTGGAAGATCTTTCTGAACTTGCCAACAAAAAGCTTGATGATCCCAAGAAGTGGAGTCTAGCATCACTAACTGAGAAGCTTCTTGCCAAGCAG CTCCCTAAGCCAAGTAACATCAGGTTGGGGAATTGGGAGGCTAATGTGCTATCCAGGGAACAACTACATTATGCTGCTACAGATGCCTTCGTTTCTTGGTACTTGTATCAG GCACTGAAGAGCCTTCCTGAGATTGTTGATAACGAAAACTGA
- the LOC107864324 gene encoding Werner Syndrome-like exonuclease isoform X1, giving the protein MEDWDRPFTEEELQQIDFAFQSATKRRNNSGDVSTGGDEYRRKSRRRLPESLFVYHQQNEASNSSSMLSPCTRNRSQYSYSYRSSHQAAKVVMQYPEMTFKGRVIYSRTTKEVEKSAVALFNFVEEKKRNEGHVALGFDIEWKPTFRRGQFKLQRVPPGKAAVMQICGDKGNCYVLHIFHSGIPLTLQSLLEDPTVVKVGVCIANDAYKVLQDHNVSVKALEDLSELANKKLDDPKKWSLASLTEKLLAKQLPKPSNIRLGNWEANVLSREQLHYAATDAFVSWYLYQALKSLPEIVDNEN; this is encoded by the exons ATGGAAGATTGGGATAGACCATTTACAGAAGAAGAACTCCAACAAATCGACTTTGCATTTCAATCTGCTACAAAAAGACGCAATAATTCCGGCGATGTATCCACCGGCGGCGATGAATATCGCCGGAAATCTCGCCGGAGATTGCCGGAATCGCTTTTTGTTTATCATCAACAAAATGAAGCTTCCAATTCGTCTTCGATGTTGTCTCCGTGTACTCGAAATCGGTCTCAGTATAGTTATTCCTATCGTTCTTCTCATCAAG CAGCTAAGGTAGTGATGCAATACCCGGAAATGACTTTTAAAGGACGTGTTATATACAGCAGAACTACTAAAGAGGTGGAGAAATCTGCAGTAGCGCTGTTTAATTTTGTTGAGGAAAAGAAGAGGAACGAAGGGCATGTTGCTCTTGGATTTGACATTGAATGGAAGCCCACTTTTAGAAGAGGTCAGTTCAAACTTCAAC GTGTGCCACCCGGGAAGGCTGCTGTTATGCAGATATGTGGTGACAAGGGTAATTGTTACGTTCTGCATATTTTCCACTCTGGAATCCCTCTAACTCTGCAATCTCTTCTTGAGGATCCAACTGTTGTGAAG GTGGGTGTTTGCATTGCAAATGATGCTTACAAAGTTCTCCAAGATCACAATGTCTCTGTAAAGGCTTTGGAAGATCTTTCTGAACTTGCCAACAAAAAGCTTGATGATCCCAAGAAGTGGAGTCTAGCATCACTAACTGAGAAGCTTCTTGCCAAGCAG CTCCCTAAGCCAAGTAACATCAGGTTGGGGAATTGGGAGGCTAATGTGCTATCCAGGGAACAACTACATTATGCTGCTACAGATGCCTTCGTTTCTTGGTACTTGTATCAG GCACTGAAGAGCCTTCCTGAGATTGTTGATAACGAAAACTGA
- the LOC107864324 gene encoding Werner Syndrome-like exonuclease isoform X2 encodes MEDWDRPFTEEELQQIDFAFQSATKRRNNSGDVSTGGDEYRRKSRRRLPESLFVYHQQNEASNSSSMLSPCTRNRSQYSYSYRSSHQAKVVMQYPEMTFKGRVIYSRTTKEVEKSAVALFNFVEEKKRNEGHVALGFDIEWKPTFRRGQFKLQRVPPGKAAVMQICGDKGNCYVLHIFHSGIPLTLQSLLEDPTVVKVGVCIANDAYKVLQDHNVSVKALEDLSELANKKLDDPKKWSLASLTEKLLAKQLPKPSNIRLGNWEANVLSREQLHYAATDAFVSWYLYQALKSLPEIVDNEN; translated from the exons ATGGAAGATTGGGATAGACCATTTACAGAAGAAGAACTCCAACAAATCGACTTTGCATTTCAATCTGCTACAAAAAGACGCAATAATTCCGGCGATGTATCCACCGGCGGCGATGAATATCGCCGGAAATCTCGCCGGAGATTGCCGGAATCGCTTTTTGTTTATCATCAACAAAATGAAGCTTCCAATTCGTCTTCGATGTTGTCTCCGTGTACTCGAAATCGGTCTCAGTATAGTTATTCCTATCGTTCTTCTCATCAAG CTAAGGTAGTGATGCAATACCCGGAAATGACTTTTAAAGGACGTGTTATATACAGCAGAACTACTAAAGAGGTGGAGAAATCTGCAGTAGCGCTGTTTAATTTTGTTGAGGAAAAGAAGAGGAACGAAGGGCATGTTGCTCTTGGATTTGACATTGAATGGAAGCCCACTTTTAGAAGAGGTCAGTTCAAACTTCAAC GTGTGCCACCCGGGAAGGCTGCTGTTATGCAGATATGTGGTGACAAGGGTAATTGTTACGTTCTGCATATTTTCCACTCTGGAATCCCTCTAACTCTGCAATCTCTTCTTGAGGATCCAACTGTTGTGAAG GTGGGTGTTTGCATTGCAAATGATGCTTACAAAGTTCTCCAAGATCACAATGTCTCTGTAAAGGCTTTGGAAGATCTTTCTGAACTTGCCAACAAAAAGCTTGATGATCCCAAGAAGTGGAGTCTAGCATCACTAACTGAGAAGCTTCTTGCCAAGCAG CTCCCTAAGCCAAGTAACATCAGGTTGGGGAATTGGGAGGCTAATGTGCTATCCAGGGAACAACTACATTATGCTGCTACAGATGCCTTCGTTTCTTGGTACTTGTATCAG GCACTGAAGAGCCTTCCTGAGATTGTTGATAACGAAAACTGA